The following DNA comes from Miscanthus floridulus cultivar M001 chromosome 5, ASM1932011v1, whole genome shotgun sequence.
ctccagacacattacatagggtttactaatataaacactagaacctgtaagtaccaaaataagactacataacttaactataactaactattatacaactctactcctttccgtgattacttcaaactttagactcggtatccattccggaattattaccgccttcatcatcactttcattgatcattactaattcttcaagatcttcttcttcctcctcttccgattcgttatcatcggcaaggatgacaccggggtccattgcatcagcttggggctcatgatttggatttagtagattgctaagcctatgaacttcctcatgcagataagtattatgttcttctaaatcttctacatagaattctagctcatgagttctagctctagctacattttccctatgccaagcttcattccttcccttcaccgtatgaactaacatgcttttgCAGTTCCTGTGcacggtggtgagacacctcaattgatcctgtaattctcctacctgtatagcatccaaagccctatctctagtagcttgtgctaattctacaGAAATCCTCTTTATCTCTACCTAGGGATTAGGCCTAgagctactactgctagcaccatcatttctaggggcaagttggtgatgaggaactcctttgggtctagtaGACTTACAGGgcatcatcttggtacgagccatactgtaggaagccaatttaatccaaataagatcatttgatcaaagtctaaacagcagctatgatggattacattactcaaaccagactcactactcaactccagactcagaggtgaaggaagtaactagtaaattaatcatgatgcatgaatcgttcttacgatcaaaaacatcaaagtctataatgcacataaacaacatttatttttatatagggcatagtaagattactactccaccacgcaaaacctttttaatcaaataaggaatggtgagaaagaaataagataagtcagaagcaatttggaccaaattatcaagttaaatttagtcatccaaatcaatttgaagtttttttgtaaaacaatacaacaaaaactttgcaacgatcgctctgataccattctatggcagaacctcctaaattatagggcccacatgcacatgtcactgtccgacgacctttgacatctgtgcatatgtttttggtaacttaagaagactgtcgggtgtcctcggggaaccccaaatcatccacgatttccgagtaggatcacgttatagagtcattgcggtattacaatatttattcaaatatctacaccagaataaaaacagcgaaagtcttacaataacataatttacaaaatagtagtttcaaacctcacaactaagtttgatgattattacaaaatgaaatagtggagtggcattataatataatacaaaacacacaatgcaactaccctgcccaagggccacacatttacttctcatcgtcatcacaaggaacaaccgtcatgcagcacgagccaaaacagatctgctcatgaggctcacctgcattaagggtcaacgaaccctgagtacaaaagtactcaacaagacttaaccaaaataagaattgataaactcaggaatgcaggctcagggattcaagatatggctttagcaataatcaaagttattttacgtaaaagctctttaataaaaattctttaatttgacatttataacttcataaaatcatatataaagctgacatgatccatatggagatcatgaaacttcatatccaacactttctcaaccagcctcaagttccagttattaatactacgatgatgaacagtgagttgagtctccataaccgaggagcaacgacgatttgaaccgattaatacccagctggggattctagaccacatgacatatgtaggtccctgacctacatatatcaacctgcactcagatcctctaaaacaagaatgggtccgcgccacccaagaatacagtactccaccattccagcccatggccacgtgggtacacgctattcccaccatctctccactcctagtgcgtgagtagccattcccgtactagaattgccaagttaaggcttaccggagtatgtggttagtactacaaagtctcacctcatgcaattcaacaacggtacggaccttaatcgataTAGACGGAAAGTACCCGCTCACaaggcctccatgtcttgtggctcacacacaccgagtccacccggtctagatttattaccccacattcccatatcacatgataacataagtaaccaaaattccatttaaaacttgcaggtggcaggtaatcacccgactttcatcgttctaagcatagctaagcaaaacaaggtatatacgaatttaaaactagtaatatggtaaatatggaataacaaggttggtaatgtaccaatttggtttgtacttgactcctaatcacttaatgcagtaaaaagaagcaaaagtgaaatcaatttgtaaaatacaaggtagggttggatgcatccggggcttgccttcgttgacggaaaagtccggttcctgcgacgtttcacaagtattcgatccgacctcaacagatggattaacctcctccgcaacttgattaactactacgtgttcaccttcgttcactacacgtagtaacaatgccatgtttaacatgacgcggagtacgaaacatgatgcttgatgatggatgcaagaattaacaatttgaatacaactttctttcgcggtacagttacaagtcaaactaaccaaatctttttcgtactacttacatcaattgccaaggatcattaccaactaatgacccaaggacatcacttaatcaaaaatgcaaacaaaacctaaatcactaaagttactatttgcttttatgaattaattaattaattaagaattatgaaataaatcaacttgttccaattgatctcaaatttttgtaaatgttcattacatgataagtaagtgacaaaacaaatttcataatttttggacaatcaaataagcctagaaaaatcatggaaatccatttattaataaattgagcaatttttatcacattcaaaaagtactgaaaaacaacatttcatatttttcctaaataatatacatcatagagaggtcacacaaaaattttcataatttttggagctctaaataattctacacaaaaataacaaaagcataccctattcaatcatttctgaaaaaggaaaaaatcattttcaaatcactgagtcactgacaccttgaccccacctgtcatccccttccttcCACGCTGACCATGGCAACGACGGCACTGACCGAcgatttctcgccgccggtgagaccaacggcgacagcGAGAGTACCAACACACTCCCTCATCACCCCACATCGATTGAGTGTACTATCGAGACTAATTACAGCGGTGCACGAGcttgccgacggccatggcggacacggtggcatGGCTACGCTACGCTGGTGAAACAAGGCCAGTAGCGACTAAACAAATGGCCCAGAAAGACTtaggagctcaccccgatcatGCTAGAGTCGGTGACCGAGCCGGAGGACCAACGGAGAGATGGGTCGACGTTCACCGCAACCACAGCGGAGCAAGCCACGACGATGGCGATGTTCCGGCTACTGCGGTGAACAAAACGGTCAATCAACCGGGCACGAAGCACTGTGGCATCACAAAGAAGCTGAAACAAGGCTTCACAAGGCCAGAGGCTCACCATAGAGCGCCGGCCACGACGGTGCTGCCACGACGGAGAtgttgccggccgtgaggaagaagagcgtggtcagcgagttcccggtgaaatcagtcgaccacagttggctgggtggatgcgcaagaaaAAGACagaactggaacggcctttaccgAGACAGCAACGGCGCTAGGGAGACAATGCGAGCTCGCCAGAGCTACGGCGtcggtgactggaaaacagagcaagggaaaaaGAACAGCGGCGACtactccagagctttataggacaGCCAAGGAAGTAAGGAGAAGCCACGGCGGAgtctttcccatgccagcgcgaagccaaggccacCACGCACGCGCATGGAACACCGAAgacggtcgccggccatgtagcaagagcggtgaacactattcatcaatattacagaattgccatccagtttgaaactcaaattactcccaaatttttgtaacaactcaaaaatctccaaaaataaaagttgttcaaaatcaaaagttctacaactttgcttttataaccacccccaaattcagtctaaattttgaaatgaacttttgaattcgaataggggaaatttaacgaattacgccttttcgaattactccaaatttttcataacaactttgaaaactccaaaaacaaactttgtataacttgtcaagctctacacttttgctttcgggctcaaccccaaaatatgcttagattttgaaatgagttttcagggtaggatttaaatgttgaaaatcagggttttctcaaaaatttaaaaatccaagcaaactttgaacttgagtcaaacaatacaattcaacacataccacataaatataaacttgttttagtgtatgcatctcaaagttttcaccaaatgccaaatgttttgcaatgcgtatgatgacatgtcaggttttagtatttaaacacccgaggtgttacagcaggGACCCACGCTGGCTCCACTAATGGGCCGACCCCCATCTACAACCCTAGCGTCTACACTAGCCTAGGTTATAGGAGTGACGGAGCTCACGAAAGTGGTGACCACGGCGCGCGGCCTTGCACGGCAGCGGCGCGGCCATGTCGGCCACCCTAAGCCACCGTGGGGTGAACTAGCTAGCACTATAGCATCACTATCATACCCTGGTTGTGGTACGGTGGTGGTTTGGCCGGAGGTTCCCCTAACAGGGCTAGCCACGTGCTGGTGGTGGGATACGGCGGCGCTCCGAGACGGTAAGGCGATAGAGGTGCAAGTTGGGTGCGCAGGATGacgtggaggtggaggcggagctaaTGGTGTGGCTGGCTGGCTCAATCGGCACTAGGGGTCGAGTTTGCCATCCGCCTCGACCGGAGGCGGCCTTAACGGCTCAGAGGCGAGGGAAACGGCCAATTGGAGTTCAATCGGGCTCAATTGAAGGCCGGAGAGGACTCGGCGGTAGCAGGACTCTCATACTAGAACCTAGCACGAGTAATTGCGTTGAAAATGATCAGGCATTGTGGATTTGGCTTTGGCATGGCTCGGTCCCGCCTGCTCATCCTTGGCGGCAGCAATGGCGCGCGCAAGGGATGAAGAGAGGGGACGGCTCGATACGTCGCGTAGCCATTCAACAGAAAAGAACAAGCGTGAGAGGGTGGACAACTACACATGTGGCGTAGGGCGAGGCCAGTAGCGGCTTGGCACGTTGTGCCGCGCGCAGGAGCTACGCGTCACCTCGATAGGGCACAGTCGACCGCTAGTGGGGACAGGCGCGCGTGCGAAAGGCAGTGGCCTTGATCCCGTACCGATGCAGCGCCACCAGAGCAGAGGGAGGGGTAGGCGCCGGTTGTGGCAACCATGTGCGTGGCGGTGTGCGCGCAGCGGCGCGAGCAGTGACAGCGGCTGGCGGAGCAGGGCAGAGTAGCGACAAAGGTGACGCATGGCTGGGAGCTAGCGGCGGGGTAGTAGCGTGGCAGTGAGGTGGGGCAGCTGCGCGCCAGGGCTATCGGCCACAGCGGCCAGCCGAGCGCGGCCAGGCGCGTCGACGTCGTGGCTCAGGGGCGCGGTGACCGTGCCTATGCGAGGAAACCGACCGAGgacgtgccatgcacgctttttaaagcatctaaaacaactaatcggttggccaaacaccgaaaccatcttcaccatacttTAGAGGATACATTAGGCTACTAAAATAGGCCATGACACTACTCTACTTCTTAACTAAATTTTTCTACAAAAATTGATGAACAAAGCAATGTCTACCCTTTCCAAAGttcaagaaattttctaagttttaattagatttctatttctagttgtATTTTCAAGCTGTTGAAATTTGTACTTAACCCAATTATTTCTCTACACCAAGTATCTCACTGTCAACTACAATTCTtacacttccaactttatttaggcctctcatgcatgttctatagtgttttggttcaataaaaattcacaaatatcCTTACTTGATAATTTCATAAGTCATGAACGACCTTTCATTTTAAGTTTTTACGGTTCGTTTAAATTAATTACACTGCTTCACTTGTTCATATTTTCACATGCAATAACATTTAAACATGATGCTTATAACATGTTTTAGTAAgtgatttacggtgtaacaccgaggatgtCACAAGAAGGGATAGGAGTTGGAAGAAACTCCAAGCCTTGGTGGCTCTCTCAATAACGTGGgcttaggcaagccttagtggtaaGCTGAACTATGAGATGAATCACTTGTCTCTTGTGTGTTGTGCTTTTATTGCTATTGCTTGTGTTTTAATTTATTTTCTAGGGTTTGGACCCGGTCTACTTTCTCCTCGAGTTCTAGGTGCATCCACTGGTTTGGACAGCTCAACACACAACTCCCAGGAAAGCCGGTATAAGAATCAATTCAAGTTTCATTCAATATATTCGTGATTTGGTGCATATTTCTAGCATGCTCTTTGCAAATATCCTTGCAACCATACTAAAAACATCGTTGTGGTGCCACCTATATGGATGGTTGGGCTAGGCTCCACCAACCTCACGCTGCATGTTTTGGCATATGCGACTAGATCACAAAGCCACGAGAGTTCATCCACACATCTGCTTTCCCTTCCCTCTCTCTAGATCACATATGCTACCCTAGTGATGGATGCTATGGACATGGCAACGATCCACAAGGGGGAGGCAAGGTGGTTAGGGAAGAGGTGGTTGAGGAGAGCACAGTGGTGCTTAGGTGTTCGGTTGATGAGGAGCTAGTGCTCGAGCATGGACGGAAATGGAGGCCAGgggagaggaaggagatgatgTATAGGGCTTGCATGGCGGCGAGGTAGAAAGAGGGGAGAATATATAATGGTAAAAATATGGATGTCTATATATGGGATGACTAATAAGTAATGATGTCCAAGACATAAAAATGGCACACCTCCCATAGCACAAGAATTACAATTGAGCTGCTCGTGGAACCAAAGCAAAAGAGAGCCATATCGAGTGATACCAAACAAAACCTTATCCTTTATTCTTTTGGGAACAACAAAGACAACTTAGACCTGTTCCATGACATACTTGAAACCTTGAAGGTTAGTTGTCTCCGGCAAAGGCAAGACCACACATCCATGCGAGCGGCCTATCTCAAATGTTCATGGACCCTTCTCTCCCACAGCAGCACGTATCTTGAAGCAAAAtcctctccccctcccctcccctagcAGCGCAAATCTCGGAGCAAAATGGACGCCAAGAAAACCACTCTCGGTTGTCTCCTAATCAAAGCTGTGTTGGCTGTGTGGTGAGCCCGAACCCGAACGGGAACAGGGGATCGTAGTGCGCGTCGCCGACGTTCATGGGCAGCTGCTCCACCGACCGGAACCACGTCCTGGCCAGCTTCCCCGTGAACCCGTAGTCGCCGAACAGCACGTCGCTGATGCCCTGCCCTTCCGTGCCCGGCAGCCACGCCGCCACCAGCGCGTCCACGACGCCCATGTACGGCTCCACCACCAGCGGCCGCCCGGACACGAGGACCACGGCGCACCTGATGCTGCTGCACACGTCCCGGATGACGCTGGGCCCGGGCGCCGGGATGGTCAGGTTGAGGTTGTCCCCGAACGACTCGGCGTACGGCGgctcgccgacgacgacgacggcgtagtCGAACCGCCCCTTGTTCTGCTGGACGAAGCCGGCGTCGGGGCTCTCGGAGTAGACAACGTCGGTGCCGCGGTCCACGGCGCGCCTGATGCCGTCGAGAATCGTGGTCCCTGCGCGCGCGCGATTTCCAGCAGATTTAAATTTTAATTTGTGGCGCGCGGTGCATGTGCATGCATAGCATAGCCCAATTTCGGCGTGCAGCCATACCAGTGGTGAGGTTGTTCCCGCCGAGGCCCTGCCAGGTGATGGTCCAGCCGCCGCACTGGTAGCCGAGGTTGTGCGCGTGGCTGCCGGTGACGAGGATGCTGCCGCGGGCCTTCTTtggcagcggcagcagcggcTTGTCCCCGTCCTTGCCGTTCTTGAGCAGGACGAGGGACCTGCGCACGGCCTCCCGCGCCAGCTCCCGGTGCTCCTGCTTCCCCAGCTCGCCGGCCAGGCTGGCGTCGCCGTAGGGGTTCTCGAAGAGGCCCATGGTGAACTTAACGCGGAGGATCCGGCGCACGGCGTCGTCGATCCGGCTCATCGGGATGGTGCCATTCTGCACCAGCGCCGTCAGGTCGTCGATGAACTCTGTGTATGTGTACGGGATCATGACCATGTCAATGCCGGCAAGGATTCCCAGCTGGACGGACATCATGTAGTCCGCGTGTTCAGGGCTCGTCATCTTGTCCAGTCCTCGCCAATCCGATATTACAAAACCCTGAAAAATACTAATCAATTTACAGTTTCACAGATATATCATGTAGGAGTAACAGAGAAGGTACGTGCGAACCCTGAAGCGAAGCCTGTTCTTGAGGAAGTCTGTGATGAGGAAGCGGCTGGCGTGCATCTTGACCCCGTTCCAGCTGGAGAAGGAGACCATGACGGTGGAGACCCCCTGGATGACGGCGCTGTAGTAGGGCGGCATGTGGGCGCTGAGCAGGTCGTGGAAGCTGGCCACCGTGTTGTTCTCGTTGATGCCCCTCGTCGTGCCGCCGTCGCCGACGTAGTGCTTGGAGCACGCCGCCACGTTGCGCTGCCCGGCGACGAACGGCGTGCCCCGGCGGCCGCTGGCGGGGATCTCGCCCTGCAGCCCGGGGATGATGGACGTCATCGCCTGCACCACCTTGGGGTCCTCGCTGAAGCTCTCGTAGCACCGGCCCCACCTCGGGTCCCTGCACACCTGCCAGCGAGcagcaaggtagaagaagaagTTTATCTCTTGGCATGTGATTTTGGCCTTGGCTTATTAATCTGCGATCAGGTGCGTACCGCAACGCATGGGGCGAACACGTAAGGGATTCCGGTGGCCCTGACCTCCAGTGCCACTGCTGCTCCAATCTTCTTTACCAGCTCTGGGTCTCTGATCGATTCATCAAGTAAACTCAAAAGTTGAAAAATGTTCGAGTACCACCAAAAATTTATCCACAAATCACAACCGCCAGTAATCGGCCGAAAGTTTTCATGTGATGCTCAAGTTATGTGATGGTGAATAATTTGTTCGTCAACCCCCATAATTTTGAGTTTAAGCTGCTGGCTCGGAATTTACTTGTACACTCGATCACCAATTCGAATTGGGACAGTCAAGCACTCTACTATTAATACTTCACCCGTTCTAAATTACTTTACTTTTGCTTTGTACTCAAACATTTtactatatttttcaaaaaaatagtAACATCTAGAGGCtggttatgaaaatatatttaatgaaaatttattacaGCTAATTTAATGTTATATACGTTGGTAGATTTTTCAATCAAATTGGTCAAAGTAGAAGTTTGATTGAATACACAGCTAAGTATCATTTAAAACGGATgtattccctccattccaaattataaaactatttgactatgcatttagatataactaatatatgtatgtatttagaaaagccaaataTTTTatgatttggaaaaaaaatagAGTATAGTAGTTAATTCTTTTAGCCTACTCCAGTATAGCAATAGATCGAGTAAGTAAAATAATAATCTTTTTATCCACGAGAAGCGCGCGTTCACTAGCTATATCGATATCAGTGTGGAGCCACAGACAAATGGTCAACCATCTCCTTAAGCGTCCGTCACGTGGGACTTTATTTTTCGATATGCAATGCAGAGGGAGATCCTTGCACGCACAGTCGCACACCATGTCTGACATCTATGGGTTTTCTTTATTATTACAACGTGCCCTCAGAAAAATGCCTCTACTTTCTTTTTAGCATCACAAGACAAAGGAACACATACCGTTAGCGACATAAAAaaacctagaaaagctaatgatcAACCGGTTAATTTACCGGTTGTTATCAACCATATTTTGAGCCATACAATACGGAAGCAACGGCCTCCTCACGCCCCGGACCGATGCCACATGCCGCCGCCCACcccttccacctcgtcctcaGCACCTTCCCTCGTGGCCGTCCTGTGACTCACCACCTGCTGCAGCTATACCACTTCAGCATCAAGCAAGCAATCATGCTGATGCGTGTGTCCCTTCCTGACACACGAACGTGAGCACGGAACACCCAAtctctcctctctcacctccttgtgtggattttgtttttttttttttgaaatttttgaagaatttgtgaacaatttgacatATATCTCTCTGGTAGCTGGAATCTATTaaaataatttgtaattttttttttgaaaattttggtaTATATTTGTGTTATCCCCAAATTACATCACTCTATCTAATAAATTACACCGAATAAATCATTGTAAATAATAAGCAGTGTAAATATAGTCATAAGCagtgtaaatatagctataagACAGCGTAAGTGCATAGGAAAAATTTGGTTGATAAACAACCCGTTGTTGACTAGACATCTCCTAAAAAAACGATAATACTCCGATGGGGTATGTGCTGTCGGCGCCAGCGGTGGTAAGGGTGCTGGAGCAGCCCACGACGTCAGGGCGGCCTGGGAGATTGCTCTCCTCGCGGCAGTCCGCCTCGGCTTCCCTGCTCGGTTGGGCTCGCCGTTGCCACTCCTGCGCCCCCTAGGGCGGCCTCCATCCGCTCCTTGTACTCCTCGTCGATCTAccgcagttccccaccaggtaggtcGTGGCATGGCCTCATAGGGGATCGCTGTGTTTTAATTGTTTCAGGCGTTTCAAActtttgtttcaaatgttttatctggatgttgcaatagtatatctgggatgttgcatatgttgcaatgataaaatacacatgttgcaagcctatattTCAAGTATTtctgtatgttgcaaatgtttcaactggatgtttcaaaagtagatcttggtGTTACACATGTTGCTATGGCTACACTCGTATGTTTCAAgagcatatttcaagtgtttcatctatttcagacttatactgcaaatgtttcatctggatatttcaaaagtagaactggtgttgcacatgttgcaatgacgCCGGTGGCTGGCGGACAGCGGTCTGCCGTAGGGCTTCGGCTCCTACCTCGCGCTTTCCTCGCGCAGCGCGCTTGGGCCTTTCCTTTCTTCTACCTCCCCTTCCCCTCCCCTTCCTTTCCTTCCCTTCCCTCAATCTCACCATGGTAGTTCAAACTCAGCAGAGAAACCCTACCCGACGAGCGTACGAACGTCGGGTAGATGTAGTAGCAGGCACAGGGCGGGCGGGAAGCACATCAGGCCTGGACAGGCGCAGCAGCTTGCGCAGCAAGTGGGGCAGGCACGGGCATCCGAAGAGGGACCCCGCCCTAAAACGAAGTCTTATATGTATGAAGAGAGACGGCTAAATATCACTCGTAATACCATAACGAAAGCTTCAAGCATGGTCGATTCTTTTGTTAAGCCTCCAACGCAACCATACATGGGAAAGATATCCGAAGGCCATTGTGCCTAGCGTGCGGCTAACCATCTCAATCTTGTTTCACACACCATAGTTACGATGACGGTGACATTTGTAAGTATACTTAAGGGAAGAGAACATATATAACGACTGGGTCATTTGGCCGGGGATGGGagttgttaggttgatctccatcaATTGGCCCAATGACCAATTGAGCCCTTGATCCGCGCCTTGATCGGGGTCGCTCAGCCTTTCTACTGGCTGATGAGCCCCCATCGCGCAGCGCCATAAAAGGATGGTGAGGGCTGGGGCACAAGAGATGAGGTTCACTGTAGCCGCCAGCGCCCCACCGAAGTTCCTAACCCTAGATCGATCGAGAGGGGTGCTGTAAGTGACGGGAAGCTCCATCGCCTTCACCGCCATCACAGCACCGCACTTGTGCTGCTGCTACCTTCGACGACCTGGCGGGCGCGTTGACGACTACCTCTACTGCCTTTGCGGCCACCAtgttggcggcgccatggccgcgaTTGCGCTTGACGACTCAGGTTTTTTATCTAAGCTAAGTATTATCCACTGATCTATGTCTAGAAGTATTTTAGATCCATCCGGAGTCACCTGGTGCAGCCAAGGCCGACGTTGTGCGGGAAGACGGTGGCCTTGTAAACGTTGCCGTGGCCGTGGACGGCGTCGATGCCGTAGAGCATGGGGATCCCAAGGCGCGTGGACATGGCCGCCCGCTGCATCCCGTTGACCATGTCGACCCATGCCTCTGCCGGAGCCTGGGGCGCCGGCACGCTGCCTCCGCCGCTGAGCACACTCCCTTCACGCACGGCACACAACTCAGTACGGCACGATCGACACTGATGCGCTAGCTTCAACCACGCCGGCCGCCATGCGGACCGATGTGATGTGCGTACCTACGAAGTAGCCACGGACGACGTCGGCTGTGGCGTTCTCGCGCTCGATCTGCGACATCTGCCCGATCTTCTCCGCGAGCGTCATGCGCCCCAGCAGGTCGTTGATCCGACGGTTCAGCGGCTGCCTCGGGTCCTTGTACCTGGCGCCGCCGTAGTACTTCTGCTGCTGCGCCCCTCCTCCGGCAGCCATTGCCGTCGGCGTGccgaagccgcaaagaagcagcACGAACACGGCGGCACTGGTCGTCGCAAGGACGACACCGTCATCTGATGGGACCCCCATAGGTCAGCAGCTCAGCTAGCTCAGCTCAGGTGCGTGCTGTGCTGCTGTgaggcggatgcacgatgcgggatagggggggctaaaacaatgaagatgttgatttgcatgaagatttaatgg
Coding sequences within:
- the LOC136449733 gene encoding uncharacterized protein produces the protein MTLAEKIGQMSQIERENATADVVRGYFVGSVLSGGGSVPAPQAPAEAWVDMVNGMQRAAMSTRLGIPMLYGIDAVHGHGNVYKATVFPHNVGLGCTRDPELVKKIGAAVALEVRATGIPYVFAPCVAVCRDPRWGRCYESFSEDPKVVQAMTSIIPGLQGEIPASGRRGTPFVAGQRNVAACSKHYVGDGGTTRGINENNTVASFHDLLSAHMPPYYSAVIQGVSTVMVSFSSWNGVKMHASRFLITDFLKNRLRFRGFVISDWRGLDKMTSPEHADYMMSVQLGILAGIDMVMIPYTYTEFIDDLTALVQNGTIPMSRIDDAVRRILRVKFTMGLFENPYGDASLAGELGKQEHRELAREAVRRSLVLLKNGKDGDKPLLPLPKKARGSILVTGSHAHNLGYQCGGWTITWQGLGGNNLTTGTTILDGIRRAVDRGTDVVYSESPDAGFVQQNKGRFDYAVVVVGEPPYAESFGDNLNLTIPAPGPSVIRDVCSSIRCAVVLVSGRPLVVEPYMGVVDALVAAWLPGTEGQGISDVLFGDYGFTGKLARTWFRSVEQLPMNVGDAHYDPLFPFGFGLTTQPTQL